From a region of the Globicephala melas chromosome 19, mGloMel1.2, whole genome shotgun sequence genome:
- the CDT1 gene encoding DNA replication factor Cdt1: MAQCRLTDFFARRRPGLRAKPTRTKPAWRTPSPAKSAPRAPAPGPGNSRKRARSPAEPTRAEPAPPARRRLRLPANAVSGPSSPAAAGSPEHSSPQSKKTKKAPLSASQRPCLAAQEDEDKVPSKVTLSELTSCLQRAQELGARVQELKASAQKNAGEPSAPEDEGHPAGLCGEQMPAYQRFHALAQPGPPGLVLPYKYQVLAEMFRSMDTIVSMLYNRSETVTFTKVKQGVQDMMHKRFEERNVGQIKTVYPGSYRFRQEHHIPTFKDGVRRSDYQLTIEPLLDQQAGSAAPRLTASHLLQRRQVFTQKLVARVREHHRAFLASLNPPMEVPEDQLTRWHPRFNVDEVPDVEPAELPQPPTVEKLASAQEVLARARSLMSPRMQKALSDLAQRTAQPSSPQPPSPAPPATPPAASPAALKGVSQALLERVRAKEAQKQLAQMTRRPEQELRLQRLERLPELARVLRSIFVSERKPALTMEVACARMVGSYRAAMSPGEMEKHVQLLSELLPNWLSLHRIRTDTYIKLDKAADLAGVTAQLARLARAEEAL; encoded by the exons ATGGCGCAGTGCCGCCTCACCGACTTCTTCGCGCGCCGCCGTCCTGGGCTCCGGGCCAAGCCGACGCGCACCAAGCCGGCCTGGCGCACCCCGAGTCCCGCCAAGTccgcgccccgcgccccggcccccggccccggcAACAGCCGCAAGCGCGCCCGCTCGCCCGCCGAGCCCACGCGCGCCGAGCCTGCACCGCCCGCGCGCAGGAGGCTGCGGCTGCCGGCCAACGCG GTCTCTGGCCCTAGTTCTCCAGCTGCCGCTGGCTCCCCAGAGCACTCTTCTCCCCAAAGCAAGAAGACAAAGAAGGCCCCCCTCTCGGCCAGCCAGCGACCTTGCCTGGCAGCCCAGGAGGACGAGGACAAG GTCCCTTCCAAAGTCACTCTCTCTGAGCTCACGTCGTGCCTGCAGCGGGCACAGGAGCTGGGGGCACGGGTCCAGGAGCTGAAGGCAAGTGCACAGAAGAATGCCGGGGAACCCAGCGCGCCGGAGGACGAGGGGCACCCAGCCGGGCTGTG TGGTGAGCAGATGCCTGCCTACCAGCGCTTCCACGCCCTGGCCCAGCCGGGGCCCCCGGGCCTTGTGCTGCCCTACAAGTACCAGGTGCTGGCCGAGATGTTCCGCAGCATGGACACCATCGTGAGCATGCTCTACAACCGCTCTGAGACTGTGACCTTCACCAAGGTCAAGCAGGGCGTCCAGGACATGATGCACAA GCGCTTTGAGGAGCGCAACGTGGGCCAGATCAAAACCGTGTACCCTGGCTCCTACCGCTTCCGCCAGGAGCACCACATCCCCACCTTCAAGGATGGCGTCAGGAGGTCTGATTACCAGCTCACCATCGAGCCGCTGCTGGACCAGC AGGCTGGCAGTGCGGCCCCCCGGCTCACGGCGTCGCACCTGTTGCAGCGGCGCCAGGTCTTCACCCAGAAGCTGGTAGCCCGAGTCCGGGAGCATCACAGG GCCTTCCTGGCCTCCCTGAACCCCCCCATGGAGGTGCCCGAGGACCAGCTGACACGCTGGCACCCCCGCTTCAATGTGGACGAAGTGCCTGACGTCGAGCCAGCCGAGCTGCCCCAGCCGCCCACCGTGGAGAAGCTGGCCTCCGCCCAGGAGGTGCTGGCCCGTGCCCGCAGCCTGATGTCACCCAGG ATGCAGAAGGCTCTGAGTGACCTGGCGCAGCGCACGGCGCAGCctagcagcccccagccccccagcccggCACCGCCAGCCACCCCGCCGGCCGCCTCGCCTGCCGCTCTGAAGGGGGTGTCCCAGGCCCTGCTGGAGCGG GTCCGGGCCAAGGAGGCGCAGAAGCAGCTGGCGCAGATGACGCGGCGCCCGGAGCAGGAGCTGCGGCTGCAGCGGCTCGAGCGGCTGCCCGAGCTGGCCCGCGTGCTGCGCAGCATCTTCGTGTCAGAGCGCAAGCCAGCGCTTACCATGGAGGTGGCCTGCGCCAGGATGGTGGGCAGCTACCGCGCAGCCATGAGCCCCG GGGAGATGGAGAAGCACGTGCAGCTCCTCTCTGAGCTGCTGCCCAACTGGCTCAGCCTCCACCGCATCCGCACTGACACCTACATCAAGCTGGACAAGGCCGCTGACCTGGCAGGTGTCACGGCACAGCTGGCCCGCCTTGCCCGTGCTGAGGAGGCGCTGTGA
- the APRT gene encoding adenine phosphoribosyltransferase, which produces MVVPAHPNPDPFHAGAEPPWAPGPAPWGAPPPPRAGAEPTNRLLPSRRADAEMADSELQLVARRIRSFPDFPVPGVLFRDISPVLKDPDSFRASISLLANHLKKAHGGRIDYIAGLDSRGFLFGPSLAQELGLGCVLIRKRGKLPGPTVCASYALEYGKAELEIQTDALEPGQKVVVVDDLLATGGTMRAACELLGQLQAQVLECVSLVELTSLKGREKLGTVPFFSLLQYE; this is translated from the exons ATGGTGGTCCCCGCCCACCCGAACCCTGACCCTTTCCACGCTGGCGCGGAGCCGCCTTGggctcccggccccgccccctggggggctcctcccccaccccgcgcAGGCGCGGAGCCTACTAACCGGCTCTTGCCCTCGAGACGCGCGGATGCAGAGATGGCGGATTCCGAGCTGCAGCTGGTGGCGCGGCGGATCCGCAGCTTCCCCGACTTCCCCGTCCCCGGCGTGCTGTTCAG GGACATTTCACCCGTCCTGAAGGACCCCGACTCCTTCCGCGCCTCCATCAGCCTCCTGGCTAATCACCTGAAAAAGGCCCACGGCGGCAGGATCGACTACATCGCGG GCCTAGACTCCCGTGGCTTCCTGTTTGGTCCCTCCCTGGCCCAGGAGCTGGGCTTGGGCTGCGTTCTCATCCGGAAGCGAGGGAAGCTGCCAGGCCCCACTGTGTGTGCCTCATACGCACTGGAATACGGGAAG GCTGAGCTGGAGATCCAGACGGACGCCCTGGAGCCAGGGcagaaggtggtggtggtggatgaCCTGCTGGCCACTGGTG gaacCATGCGTGCAGCCTGTGAGCTGCTGGGCCAGCTGCAGGCCCAGGTGCTGGAGTGCGTGAGCCTGGTGGAGCTGACCTCTCTGAAGGGCAGGGAGAAGCTGGGGACTGTgcccttcttctctctcctgcaGTACGAGTGA